A window of Flavobacterium flavigenum contains these coding sequences:
- a CDS encoding DUF4258 domain-containing protein — MKFVHRFAYYLVGLVMGCFFVALVFSGKDTRCNYFPNARVLNSLRTKPFQYSQKAIQTLNEKWIDTADIKNTLQFGDVDFDQSNIPYKKGKLYVIEGKTIKNQEIILKVTNYENKAVLEEIMKK; from the coding sequence ATGAAGTTCGTACATCGTTTTGCTTATTATTTGGTTGGTTTAGTTATGGGATGCTTTTTTGTAGCGCTCGTTTTCAGTGGAAAAGATACCCGCTGCAATTATTTTCCGAATGCCAGGGTTTTAAATAGTCTGAGAACCAAACCATTTCAATATTCACAAAAAGCTATTCAGACCCTGAATGAAAAATGGATTGATACAGCTGATATAAAGAACACACTGCAATTTGGTGATGTTGATTTTGACCAGAGCAATATTCCTTATAAAAAAGGAAAATTATATGTTATAGAAGGAAAAACAATAAAAAATCAGGAAATTATCCTTAAAGTAACCAATTACGAAAACAAAGCCGTTTTAGAGGAAATTATGAAAAAATAA